In one Phalacrocorax carbo chromosome 16, bPhaCar2.1, whole genome shotgun sequence genomic region, the following are encoded:
- the ZNF750 gene encoding zinc finger protein 750 — translation MSLLKERKPKKPHYIPRPPGKPFKYKCFQCPFTCNEKSHLFNHMKYGLCKNSITLVSEQDRVIKCPKTSSLEPKQINQLEPTVKPTTSKSVTNGLSNLDSKPQYPFAKEDAKENVELQNQATNTATQGQKPTIQKELTPTSTTTESAISMQPLLDSIVRPSAFVPVGEHRDSKGPETSEVAEIISLSNKSSPFHTKSAFHAPTHPWKAGSPFLPEFPHKVAPTKGFGSISPYMQPMIPEYSPHFYEHRLAIYTPYLLPGNSECESSALSVYGTQDQRHFLPHPGPLPKPINPSAYEHYRLFQQYHSAPPIPYGFCRPTDPPFYRFSHVAGINRDQNSHLMEETTLLYPASLSPSQQYPLSSHKKQADYEKEMTLLHAKSHSKDDQNERENAKMSPLAGSAATGSPGRPSPTNFTQTSQACEGLFDLSNKSSSTSLGKYDQPEENFTAFRPVRKSTDQPTLLQSAQTQQDRGDSPTSINVTDEDPHAQNECHNNEGSLSNTEEDTGIAPLNLSKKADTNTGPTHEHTYKTTSKTESQNFLELQDMPLNLSVKDSCNTVSLKTSFHSPSHDNGAATSSNTENETSGADACNPKNPINSACDKSSFTAHRNEAQDLRIIDSCDEQKQTAAVALCQLAAYSPGKVRMDNEGQSPQDSNASCTEATLSSSDTQDTQCNQKVKGQKRTNQKESAKSQQGTKRVRPNDCSRVFTLRKRTRVS, via the exons atgagtctCCTCAAAGAACGTAAACCAAAGAAGCCTCACTACATCCCAAGACCACCAGGAAAGCCATTTAAGTACAAGTGCTTTCAGTGCCCCTTTACCTGCAATGAGAAATCCCATCTTTTTAACCACATGAAGTATGGCCTCTGCAAAAACTCGATTACTTTAGTATCAGAGCAAGATCGCGTTATTAAGTGTCCAAAGACCAGTTCCTTGGAGCCCAAACAGATCAATCAGCTCGAACCTACAGTAAAACCAACTACTTCTAAATCTGTCACAAATGGACTGTCAAACCTCGATTCAAAGCCTCAATATCCTTTTGCAAAAGAAGATGCCAAGGAAAATGTTGAATTACAAAACCAGGCAACAAACACAGCAACTCAAGGACAAAAACCTACGATTCAGAAGGAATTAACCCCTACCAGTACTACAACAGAAAGCGCTATCAGCATGCAGCCCCTTTTGGACAGCATTGTAAGGCCCTCGGCATTCGTTCCTGTAGGAGAACACAGAGATAGTAAAGGCCCAGAAACTAGTGAAGTAGCTGAAATTATATCGCTCTCTAACAAAAGTTCGCCTTTTCACACTAAGTCTGCATTtcacgcaccaactcacccaTGGAAAGCAggctctcctttcctcccagaGTTTCCACATAAAGTTGCTCCCACGAAAGGCTTTGGTTCCATTTCACCTTACATGCAACCGATGATTCCTGAGTACTCACCCCATTTTTATGAGCACAGGCTGGCCATCTACACACCTTACTTGCTTCCAGGTAATTCAGAGTGTGAAAGCTCTGCTCTGTCTGTCTATGGCACACAAGATCAAAGACACTTTCTTCCCCACCCTGGGCCACTTCCAAAACCCATAAATCCGTCAGCTTATGAACACTATCGATTGTTCCAACAATATCATTCTGCTCCTCCGATACCATATGGATTTTGTAGGCCAACAGATCctccattttacagattttCACACGTAGCTGGTATTAACAGAGATCAAAATTCTCATCTAATGGAAGAAACTACCTTGCTGTATCCAGCTTCTTTAAGCCCATCCCAACAATACCCTCTAAGTTCACATAAAAAACAAGCagattatgaaaaagaaatgacatTATTGCATGCCAAAAGCCATTCCAAAGACGaccaaaatgaaagagagaatGCTAAAATGAGCCCTCTCGCAGGAAGTGCGGCAACAGGCTCCCCTGGCAGACCCAGCCCGACCAACTTCACTCAGACAAGCCAGGCATGCGAAGGCTTATTTGACCTCTCTAACAAGTCATCTTCCACATCGCTTGGCAAGTACGATCAACCAGAAGAAAACTTCACAGCTTTCAGACCTGTGAGAAAAAGCACTGATCAACCCACTCTACTTCAAAGTGCGCAGACGCAGCAAGATAGAGGAGATTCACCCACcag CATTAACGTCACAGATGAAGATCCCCATGCACAGAACGAATGCCATAACAATGAAGGCTCACTGTCCAACACGGAAGAAGACACAGGGATAGCTCCCCTTAATCTTTCAAAAAAGGCTGACACTAACACAGGACCTACTCATGAGCACACATACAAAACCACATCCAAAACAGAAAGTCAGAACTTTCTAGAATTGCAAGACATGCCTCTGAACCTCTCGGTAAAAGATTCCTGTAACACAGTAAGCCTGAAAACATCATTCCACAGTCCGTCTCACGATAATGGTGCTGCTACTTCTTCAAACACTGAAAACGAAACCTCCGGAGCAGATGCATGTAACCCCAAGAACCCTATTAACAGTGCCTGCGACAAATCATCTTTCACAGCTCACCGTAATGAAGCTCAAGACTTAAGAATAATTGACAGCTGTGatgaacagaaacaaacagcGGCTGTAGCTCTCTGTCAGCTAGCTGCATACAGCCCTGGCAAAGTTAGAATGGACAACGAAGGGCAGAGTCCTCAGGACAGTAATGCTTCATGTACAGAGGCtactctttcttcttctgataCTCAGGATACTCAGTGCAATCAAAAagtaaaaggacaaaaaaggaCAAATCAAAAAGAATCAGCAAAATCACAGCAAGGCACTAAAAGAGTTAGGCCAAATGACTGTAGCAGAGTCTTCACTTTAAGGAAGAGAACAAGAGTATCTTAA